In a single window of the Vitis vinifera cultivar Pinot Noir 40024 chromosome 6, ASM3070453v1 genome:
- the LOC100248181 gene encoding dehydration-responsive element-binding protein 1F has translation MDLDRESSASSSSPTSSPSRANPVSSDSRCPSRCIPHKRKTGRKKFRKTRHPIYRGVRQRNENKWVSEVREPSKKSRIWLGTFPTPEMAARAHDAAALALRGHFASLNFPDSAWRLPRARSSSAGDVQFAAIQAAKAFQQPPSSSSSTPFVMDNMSAGSRKILETSSVVDTPQLKSQKKVVGVSSMDSKRREKAGDGFRTAFVDEEAMFNMPGLIDSMAEGLLLTPPAMCEGFSWDDAVSHIDLSLWNHDFLS, from the coding sequence ATGGACTTGGACCGTGAGTCTTCAGCTTCATCATCTTCACCAACATCCTCTCCTTCTCGGGCAAACCCTGTTTCTTCCGACTCTCGGTGCCCTTCAAGGTGCATTCCGCACAAACGGAAAACTGGAAGAAAGAAGTTCCGGAAGACGCGACACCCGATATACAGGGGCGTGCGCCAAAGAAATGAGAACAAATGGGTGAGTGAAGTGCGCGAGCCCAGTAAGAAGTCCAGGATATGGCTAGGCACCTTTCCTACTCCGGAAATGGCGGCTAGGGCGCATGATGCGGCTGCCCTAGCGCTCAGAGGCCACTTTGCTTCCCTCAATTTTCCCGATTCGGCTTGGCGCCTTCCACGCGCCAGGTCATCCTCCGCAGGAGACGTACAGTTCGCGGCGATTCAGGCCGCTAAGGCTTTTCAGCAACCTCCATCATCGTCATCTTCCACACCTTTTGTAATGGATAATATGTCAGCAGGGTCGAGGAAGATACTAGAAACTTCTTCTGTCGTAGACACACCTCAGTTAAAAAGCCAAAAGAAGGTTGTGGGAGTTTCATCGATGGATAGTAAGAGAAGGGAGAAAGCCGGAGATGGTTTCCGGACAGCGTTCGTGGATGAGGAGGCAATGTTTAATATGCCAGGTTTAATTGACAGCATGGCCGAGGGTCTGCTTCTTACTCCACCTGCTATGTGTGAAGGCTTCAGTTGGGACGATGCAGTTTCACACATTGACTTGTCTTTGTGGAATCATGATTTCCTGTCTTAA